The DNA sequence GTAGAAAATGCTATAAAAGAGGAAAAAGTAGATATTTTAAAAGATGAAAGCTTAAAAGAAAAAATTGAAGAAGTAAAGAAAGAAGAAGTAAAGAAAGAAGAATTGGAAGAGAAAAAAACTGAAAAAAAAGGCTTTTTTACTAGCTTAAAAGAAAAATTAACAAAAAGTAGAGAAGGATTATTTGGAAAATTAAAAAATTTCTTTTCTGGAAGGTCAGTAATAGATGATGAAATGTATGAAGATTTGGAAGAACTATTGATTCAATCAGATATTGGATTTGATATGACACTTAAAATAGTAGAAAATTTAGAAAAAGAAGTTAAAACAAGAGGAATAAAAGAAGCAGAAAAAGTATATGATGTGTTAAAAGATGTATTAGAAAGATTTTTAATTAGAGAAAATAATAAAATAGAGTTAAAAGAAGACAGATTAAATATAATACTTGTTGTTGGAGTAAATGGAGTAGGAAAAACAACTACAATAGGAAAAATGATATCAAAATTTAAATCTGAAGGGAAAAAAGTTATAATTGGAGCAGCTGATACATTTAGAGCAGCAGCGATAGAACAATTAGAGGAGTGGGCGATTCGTTCAGAGGTGGATATAGTAAAGCATTCTCAAGGAGCTGATCCTGGAGCAGTTGTATTTGACACGCTAAAGGCAGCTAAAAGCAGAAACATGGATGTGGCTATAATAGATACAGCAGGAAGACTTCATAATAAAAAGAATTTAATGGATGAATTGTCTAAAATTAATAAAATAATAAAAAAAGAAATTG is a window from the Haliovirga abyssi genome containing:
- the ftsY gene encoding signal recognition particle-docking protein FtsY — translated: MFKKFFKGSKKKNMVEKKEEVNKKEESEKFQSNIENKKVENAIKEEKVDILKDESLKEKIEEVKKEEVKKEELEEKKTEKKGFFTSLKEKLTKSREGLFGKLKNFFSGRSVIDDEMYEDLEELLIQSDIGFDMTLKIVENLEKEVKTRGIKEAEKVYDVLKDVLERFLIRENNKIELKEDRLNIILVVGVNGVGKTTTIGKMISKFKSEGKKVIIGAADTFRAAAIEQLEEWAIRSEVDIVKHSQGADPGAVVFDTLKAAKSRNMDVAIIDTAGRLHNKKNLMDELSKINKIIKKEIGENEPYETLLVIDGTTGQNGLTQARVFNEVTKLTGFVITKLDGTAKGGIIFAISEELKKPVKFIGVGEGIEDLREFDADEFINAIFE